A genome region from Synergistaceae bacterium includes the following:
- a CDS encoding GTP-binding protein, producing MQVLIISGFLGAGKTSFIKAMTHATGRQFVVVENEFGNSNIDSKLLNQGDNSMKIYELTEGCICCSMNMDFSLSVMTIANSLNPDYIIVEPSGVAMPSRILESLRKISYENIGVLAPVVIVDSKNFISQKNFYPEYFNDQLNTAGTVVLSKSENLSPEDFNEIHNLLGINNNINFPCEHYSKWPREKWLELLTLKNGRSQTPAPTPEAKLSSLALTNINISSPDELIYKLENLLSGNYGDIVRSKGFALTPNESINFSVVNGLYEITGANNNSNSDIVVIGEDLQIEKINKLFGGQIIEEDGD from the coding sequence ATGCAAGTATTAATAATCAGCGGCTTTCTAGGAGCAGGCAAGACAAGTTTTATTAAAGCAATGACTCACGCGACCGGCCGGCAATTTGTAGTCGTAGAAAACGAGTTCGGGAACTCAAATATTGACAGCAAACTATTAAATCAGGGCGATAACAGCATGAAAATTTACGAACTCACTGAGGGCTGTATATGCTGTTCTATGAATATGGATTTCTCGCTTTCAGTCATGACCATAGCAAATAGTTTAAATCCTGATTATATAATTGTCGAACCGAGCGGGGTTGCTATGCCGTCAAGAATCTTAGAGAGTCTCCGCAAAATTTCATACGAGAATATAGGCGTGTTAGCTCCTGTTGTTATAGTCGACTCAAAAAATTTTATCTCGCAAAAAAATTTTTACCCCGAATATTTCAACGATCAATTAAATACGGCGGGAACTGTTGTATTATCGAAATCTGAAAATTTATCCCCTGAAGATTTTAACGAGATTCATAATTTACTAGGCATTAATAATAATATAAATTTCCCGTGTGAGCATTATTCAAAGTGGCCGCGTGAAAAATGGCTGGAATTATTGACCCTGAAAAACGGCAGATCACAAACTCCCGCGCCGACTCCTGAAGCAAAATTATCAAGTCTAGCACTCACAAATATAAATATCTCTTCACCCGATGAGCTTATATATAAATTAGAAAATTTATTATCAGGAAATTACGGCGATATAGTGAGGTCAAAAGGATTCGCATTAACTCCAAACGAGTCTATAAATTTCAGCGTTGTTAATGGACTCTACGAGATAACCGGCGCAAATAATAATAGTAATTCTGATATTGTAGTAATCGGGGAAGATTTGCAGATTGAAAAAATTAATAAACTGTTCGGAGGGCAAATTATAGAAGAAGACGGCGATTAA
- a CDS encoding NAD(P)-dependent alcohol dehydrogenase: protein MKGYAMLKIGESGWIEKERPACGPLDAIVRPLALSPCTSDVHTVWEGALGDRHNMILGHEGCGVVDEVGALVKDFKPGDRVMVAAITPDWGSLEAQGGFAQHSGGMLAGWKFSNFKDGVFGEYFHVNEADSNLAHLPDSISPEEACMLSDMVPTGFHGVELAQVEFGDTVLVIGIGPVGLMAVAGANLHGASRIICVGTRKVCREAAAFYGATDFIGYKDGSIDEQVMKLTGNKGVDKVVIAGGGVETFEPAIKCLKAGGRIGNVNYLGSGTYVTIPRVEWGCGMANKVIAGGLMPGGRLRLEKLSSLVACGKLNVKKLITHPFKGFEHVEDALMLMKNKPADLIKPVVVL, encoded by the coding sequence GTGAAAGGTTATGCAATGTTGAAGATCGGCGAGTCAGGCTGGATCGAGAAAGAACGCCCCGCGTGCGGTCCGCTTGATGCAATAGTCAGGCCCCTTGCTTTATCACCTTGTACAAGCGACGTTCACACAGTCTGGGAGGGTGCACTTGGAGATCGTCATAATATGATTCTCGGTCATGAGGGCTGCGGAGTAGTTGACGAGGTCGGCGCACTAGTCAAAGATTTCAAGCCCGGAGATCGCGTAATGGTCGCAGCGATTACACCTGACTGGGGTTCACTTGAGGCACAGGGCGGATTTGCCCAGCATTCAGGCGGAATGTTAGCAGGCTGGAAATTTTCAAACTTTAAAGACGGCGTATTTGGTGAATATTTCCATGTGAACGAGGCAGACTCAAATTTAGCACATCTTCCCGACTCAATTTCACCCGAAGAGGCTTGCATGTTGTCCGATATGGTACCTACAGGATTTCACGGCGTTGAACTTGCACAGGTTGAATTCGGCGACACAGTTTTAGTAATAGGAATCGGCCCCGTCGGTTTAATGGCAGTAGCAGGCGCAAATCTTCACGGAGCAAGCAGAATTATTTGTGTAGGAACCCGCAAAGTTTGCCGAGAAGCAGCAGCTTTTTACGGAGCAACTGACTTTATAGGCTATAAAGACGGCAGCATTGACGAGCAAGTTATGAAGCTCACAGGAAATAAAGGCGTTGACAAAGTTGTTATCGCAGGCGGCGGCGTTGAGACATTCGAACCGGCAATTAAATGCTTAAAAGCAGGCGGAAGAATCGGCAATGTAAACTATCTCGGCAGCGGCACATATGTAACTATTCCCAGAGTTGAATGGGGCTGCGGAATGGCAAATAAAGTAATTGCAGGCGGACTCATGCCCGGCGGAAGATTGAGGCTCGAAAAGTTAAGCAGTCTTGTAGCTTGCGGAAAATTGAACGTCAAGAAATTAATTACTCACCCGTTCAAAGGCTTTGAGCATGTAGAAGACGCTTTAATGCTCATGAAGAACAAGCCCGCAGATTTGATTAAGCCTGTAGTTGTGCTTTAA